CCCACCAAACTCCACACTACAGACCCAAAAGAGATATTGTCCAAGGATGGCTGTGACGTTTTCAACTCCCTTACAGAGATACAGTTACTTTCCATACCATCTAAGCATACTGTGACATCCTCAACTCCATCGTGGACAAAAGCTTCAAAAACAAGTCCCTATCATAGACAGCAACACAATTCAAACACCAAACGTCTTCACATCAGCTAAATTTTGAAGCACACCCTACACGGCTACACCACATTGTCTAAATTGTCAGACACTTCATATACCTTTCCTTTTTTATCCTTTGCATACTCTATACTAGTTCTGAAAAAGTTTAGACTCCCATGGCTTCGTGAGATGAGATCCACACAATTAGAACACCAAACTAACATACCGAAACACATGACCTTATATTGAGAGCAAATCAAATCGCACTGCTGTGGAGCACCACTGTGCTACGTGATCTGCTTGTTTTTAGAACAAACTTGAGATACTACTTGTTGGACAGCCACCAACACAGAGAGACAAACAACAGTGTCTGCGCACAGTCCTGACAAAATCAGCTCCTCGCAAGTATACTAAACAGCCCAAACACGCTCTCATGTGCTGAAGTATCCGTGAGCTATGAACAAAAAAGGAAAGTTCCAGATCGCGGTAAAAAGTACTGATAAAACCCTACAAAATTTTAGCATCTGAGCAAACAGAACCCAATTTGTCCTGATTGCATAAGCGCGAAGCCACCATCCGCTTACTGGAACACTACAATAAACCGCTCTAAAACCGCCAGAGAAACCTAACACGCCTCCTCTAGCCACAATCGATGTTTCTGGGGGGTGGGGGGTCGTTCTCACCATGGGCTCTCCCTTCTGGAAGAGGTTGGACATGACCATCCCGGGGTCCGTGGGGGCGCGCTTGGGCCCGAAGAACTTGGAGGCGAAGTACCAGAAGACGGCCATCCGCACGATGCCGGCGAGGCTCTGCCCTATGCCGCCTCCCTGCCGCCCGGCCGGGGCCTGCCCCTGCGGCTGCGCCGCGACGGCGGCGGCAGCCGGCTGCGACATGGCCGCCGGCGAGTTGGATCGGGGTGAGGGGAGCCGCCGCCGAGATGCGAAGGGAAGAAAGTTTTCTGGGGAGGAGTTCTGTGTGATTGATGCTCTGGGGTGGTTTTACGAAGGATTTTATAGGTTTCTTTTGCCGATAGGGACGTGGGTTGTTGAGAAATTGCGTTTCGAGTCCCGGATCGACAGATCGTGCAGACGCCGGACTGTTCTGGCTTCGTGATCTGGATAGAGACGTAATTATTGGAGACTTTGGGGGGTGCAGGCGGTGATGTAGGAGTATAATAATAATAAGGTGAATGATGCTGGCATTTGCCCAACGAGGCGAGTTGCCGTCTTTAGAGAAAACAAACTGTTAGATGCACCCGGGATCGGCTAAAGGATGCGTTCACGCGCCACACTACTGACTTTTTTTTTTGACTAGTAAGTAGCCCGTGCTTTGCACGTTGAGACATATATATACTTCCATAATTTATGTATTTAGTATGCATATGTTGATAATATTTTTCGTTGAAATTAGTCACAAAGACCAAAGTTTGGTTTTTATAGAAAACTAATACACCATACAAGAAGGAATGAAGGAGCAATATGTGAGAttgctgaaattattattttaGTAAGTACGAAATAGCAATATATCCTAATATGAAATGACACTTCTTCGTGGACACCTCATTGGGAGTATGTATATTTTTTGGGATTAGATGTTATATTAAGGTCCATCTTACCTTGTGTGGCCTACACATTTCGCGGCGAGCGTATGTTATATTTTGCTGCCATaatttttaaatttcaaaataCATTATCCATTATCTTTATATAAATTTATTACCTCAATATTTGATATGTAGGTATGGTTAATTTTTCCAATCTCATTCCATACATCTTACTCGTAATTTATCCAACCATTTTTCTCACTTATTTGTCCAGTTCATGCTCCTGGTTCACACGGTAAAATACCATTGTCAATGGTCGGTCCATCTATGAGTAAATCACGCACAGAGAAAAATTAAGAGTAAATCATGGGGACCAGCCACACTGATCTCTATCTTGTGAAAAGGAAGCACGGTAAGTTAAGAAAAATCTCCTTTTCTATTGTCTAGCTGTGACTGTGGGCTGACGCTACCCAAATCCCCTAATCCATTGGCTCTTCCGTGCATCTCCAAAGCTTGCCGGGCCATGCTCTAGGAGGCAAACCTTGACCAAGGCCGAGCGCGCGCACAGGAGCAGCACATATGGCGTTGCCCATCAGCGAGGCCGCTAGTCACCGTCGCTGACTTGGAGTGGTAGGAGAGGGCCTCGCAGTTGTGGCCGCCGCTGCGGAGGCGCACGGTGGCCCGCAGCTCGGCCAGCGATGCCGGGAACGTCCGCGTTGCCGGCAGGTTGACCGCGGAGGGCGCAGCTGCGCCAACCCCACTGTAACAGGAGCCGAGTGGAGCGCTACCGCGTCCGCCCCCGACGATTCGGTCTGAAGACCGCAACGCGGCGCGCGGCGCCACCGGCTGTTCCCGCTGCGGCAATCGGGGCTGGGCTCGCCGTTCGCGTCGCCCTTGTTCCGTGGCGACAGCTACAGCCCGCAGTCGGCGCGCAAGGCGGCACATGCCTCGTTGCTCCAGCCTCTAGTCTCACCCTGCACGGTTGCTTCCACTTTCCATTTGTAAGTTTTTTCCCCCAATTTCGATTACAGAATGACCCAAAACTTAGTCATTGATTGTACCATCTGATCTAATTTTAGCAGTAACGGGGTTACCTTCTTTGATCATGGGTACTTGCTATCTAAAATTATTTCATGTGCCCCACACGTATGGTTTTGTGCATATAAACCAACATCGTAGATTGAAGATTATAGCAATCTCATAGAGATCGGACATACTGTACTAATCCGAGTTCACACAACAAGATAAAAAAAATACTTTAAGAGTAAATAGAGTATATAGAAATTACGACAGAACATTATCTAGGGTATTGCTTTCTGATCTGATTAAACTATGCTTTCTTCTGCAAAAGGGATTTCCCTAGACAACTATCCTCTCCCATTCATTAGTGACATGGCCTGCCATCTCATTTTATATTGCAATTGTAGAGATAATTAACTCTCAACATCTCTCCGGCATAGGCATCATCAGCTCTAGGTACATACCTGCAGAATGGTATAGCACCTAGGTCACTATTTGTACTTATGATAATTGTAAACACAGTATCAAATAAAAAATGCAATATTAGAAATAGCAATGACCAATATACCTGTACATGTATGTGAATTACATCAAAACATCCTTGTAGACAATATTTTTGGTGCTTTTGCCAGACCGATCAACCTCCTTGTTTGGTTTTGCAAGTATTCTTGTTGTTTGTCTTGATGTCCCTCGCGACAAAGCAACATAGAGTTGACCATGAGAGAACACTGGCTCTGGAAGGTAGATGCCAACATTTGGAATAGTTTGTCCCTGAGCTCTGTTAATTGTCATGGCAAAGCTAAGACGAATTGGAAATTGCTTTCTCTTGAACTTGAAGGGGAGCACGTCATCTTCCGAAGGATACAAAGGAATTCGTGGAAGGAATACCCTTTTTCCAATATGTTGGCCGCCAATGATTTCTGCATCAATAGCATTTTCTTGAAATGCTCTAATGATAAGGCGTGTTCCATTGCACAGTCCGTTAAACGGATCTAGATTCCGAAGTAAAATGACAGGACAATTAATCTTCAGTCTAAGAACATGTGGAGGAAGACCATTGGGTGTGAGTGAGTTTAGAAACTCAGGTGGATAGTAATTATGTGGATCATCAACTGCTGAATCAAAACTATAGTAGATCTTTTCTTCCCCGGGAAACTGGTCAATGAGCATTGCATTTAGTTCATCGACATATTCATTCTTAGTGGAGAGAATGGCACGACTACTAATATAAGACGGTGATACTCCATTCTGGCCAAGTGAAGGGAATATATCATTTATTAACTTACTAACTGAGTTTTTTGAATCTGTGTAAGCGACCACTATTTCTTCAGGTAGGCGCACATAGTCTTGGCCAATTGATGCTTCTGTACCATCACCAATTCTTAACAGAAAATCTGAGAACCATGGATCAAATCGTGCTCTCATATTACGCCATAGCTTTATTTGTTTTATATCATTCCAGAGATGCGATCTCTTCAGTGTAGCGTCTGTTACTTGCGCCCTTGTGCCTCGCCTCACCACTGGAAGAACTTGTCTGAAATCTCCTCCCAATACTATCACTTTTCCTCCAAAAGGAGACCCAACACCAGTAATATCTTGCAAGGATTTGTCAAGTGCCTCCACAGCCTGACGTTTTGTCATGGCAACTTCGTCCCAAATGATTAAAGATGCTCTGCGAAGCAGTTCCGCAGTCCCACTCTGTTTACTGAAGCTGCACATACTGTCATCGTGAATATTTATTGGTATCTTAAATCTGGAATGTGCAGTCCTACCACCGGGCAATATAGATGCAGCAATTCCAGATGTTGCAGTTGCAATTGCTATTAGTCCCATGGACCGCACTTTCGCGAGTAAAGCCTTATACAGATGCGTCTTTCCTGTACCTCCTGGACCATCAATAAAAAAAACCTTACTCTTTCTCTTCAGAACATGATTCATTATCTCATCAAAGGCAATTTTTTGCTCACAATTTAATGTTGCATAGAGGTCCAGGTGCTCTTGATCAGCATGAATAGACAACTCTTCAGTTACTTCTCTACAAACTGAGCTAGCCAAACCAGTGTCATCTGTCATTTTCGGAAGATCAAAGCAGTTGATATCCTTACCCATTGAATATAGCAGGGCACTAATATCTCTAAGTACCATCTGCTCAAGACATTCTTTATTATTTACACTCTCCTGCCGAAAATCATCAGCCATGGCCTCAAAATGTTCCTCCCATAGTTCACGAACACTTGTTACCTCACAGAATACCAATATTGTTGCAAAAAGCCTTCTAAGTGCAGAAGGCATTTCGAATGTCGCAGCCTCGCTCAGACAATCAGAAACACTACGATCAGCCTCAATCAGACCCCAACTCTTAGTACCATTTTCTCTGTTTGCAGTGACAAGTCTCCCTACTTGTTTTCTCTGTTTGCGAGGTCTCCAACTCTTAGTACCATTTTCCCATACAAAATATTCTGGAAATTCCTTGTATAAGAAATTCCTGGCATAACTATCAATAGAATTCATTCTAAAATATTCAGTAAGCATTGTTCTCGAAGCCAATCCATTGCTGACCACATACTCCAAATTTTCAGAATCTTTATAGCACACGTGGTGCATATTTGGCAAATGGACTTGTAACTGTATAACTGATGGACACATCTCACTAAGATTGAAAGAATAAATCCTCCATATTGCCTCTGGAGGTGATATAAACCTTGCATCTCTGTACTCACGAATCTCATTAACAACTGCACCATCTCCCATGGCCTCGATCACAAAGGAGGCACGATCATGACCTTTGTAGATGTACTTGAATAAATATTTCACCGCCTTGATGCTAGAGCAAACTTCAATGTTGATATGGCAATTGTATCGCATAAGTAGATAGGGATTGTAAGGCACAACCCATCTATTGTCCAGAACTGCACCCCTAATGCATACTCGATGGCCGTCATTCCTGCGCCTATAGATTGGATAAGAGTCCTCTCCTTGCAGTGTAGTCTCTGCGAACTGCCGAGGATAATGATACCTACAACTTCCATTTTCCATACAAGGATTATTTATGTTGAGAACTCCACACGGGCCATGCATCATGTGCTTAATAACTAAAGCATGCAACATAGGATATTTATCATTATCAGGAATTTCAGCCGATATTATCTCATCATATTGGTCTGGGTTAGTTATCTTGTAATTTGACTTTAGAATTATCAAGAAATGGGCATGTGGTAGACCTCTCTTCTGAAACTCAATTACATGCACATGTGCAGCAACTTCACCAAAGAATTTCTTCTTGAACAGAAGAGCTTTTAAATCCTCTAATTTTGCCTTGAAGACTCGGGCTACCAAGTCAGGACGGTCTTGTGGTGATTGGCCTGGTGCGAGTTCCCTAGTTATCTCCTCCCAGTGTGGGTTGCAAGTCATTGTAAGGAATATGTCTGGCTTTCCAAACCGTTGCACCAAAGCCATTGCATCCAGATATCTGCGACGCATATCTCTTGGTCCTCCAATAAATGATGGAGGGAGCACAATGCGCTTACCAGTCATACATGCTCGTGTTTCACCAGCAACAATGCTATCTACCAATCCTTGATATAAATCTGCTCTTATGAGAATCTGAGTGGATGGTCGTAACAAGAATGCTAACCTTATTGATTCAATCTTAATATACATATCAACTATATATTGTTGAGTCAACCGGCCTCCAAACAGTAGGATGTTAAATTCCCCGGGTCTAATTTGCAGCTTAAAGCAATAATATTCTCGCGGTGAGACACAAGAACCGGACCTATGTTCCTGCATTCCTACATATTATTCCAAAATAACATATGGTTAGTAAGATATTCTAAAGTTGAAACATAGAGCAGTTAACCAATTATCGTATGATAATGAACTTGCCTTCTTCGTCAAAAGCATTTAACTGATTGTCTATAGATGTCCTTGCACGCCAACTCACTCTAGGCAGGTTGAAGTTCCATCCGACCTCTCCATTTGGGAAAAGAAGTGGATATGATAGCGGATCATAACACCCGTGGTATGCTTTTATATATTGTGGACGGTCTGATATACCATAAACCATTATACTCCTGTCAAAATGGCCTCGAGGGTCACTTCCCTCAACCCAAATTGCTGCCACCTGTGATGCTGTTGGAGCATTATATACTCTTTGGTCCAAAGCAATATTTGTGTTGAGCTCAATCCTATACTCACGAAGGTTTGGAATAGAACCAAGACTTCTAAAGATCTGGACATAAGGATTAGATGAAAGTATATCTACCAACTTTCTGATGAGACCTTTATTAAGGTTAGGTGAATGACGAAATCTCTGTTGTAGATCAGCATCAGTGTCATAAAAGTATAGTTGTAGATGCTTGGGACCATCATCTCTGGGCACTAATTGGTCGATTGGGTGATAAATCTGACCCTGTGCGCGGAATGTATAAACTCCAGATCTATTATTGCAGAATCGTTGATCCAAGACAACACCAAGAGAGGTAAAAGAGAAGTGAGAATTGAAGTAACGTATGTTATCCCGGAAGTACTTTGCATCTGGATCTTGGCTCGTGTACAATCGACGTAATTCATCGGGAACTGATGGAGTTACTATTTTAACTTTTCCACCCATGCAACAAAACGTTGGTCTCTCATAGTGGAACCTTTTTGCATTGCAATGTTTACAGTTAGGTACTTGATCTAGAAAATGGCAATTGGTGGGTAAATTTTGATATATACGATCATATGGATCCATCCGTAGGCAACTCGGGACAATTTTCCTTTCTAGATATGATTGGAGTTCAAAACCTGCATTGTTTATTTGAAAAATATAAGAAAAACAGTTTATATTTAGAAGTGTTATTGTAGACTTAAGTTTAGTAAATACCTACCTTGTCCGCTAGGCATATAACTTTCATCATCATGGTCGTCATATTCAAGCCCCTCCCTAGTGTCCCCAATATTATCTGTTGATTTTGAGTCATAAAAATCAGATAACATAATATTTTATTTTTGAGCATACTAAGTAAAATCAGAACAAGGTGGTACTGAAATTACCTCGAATG
This region of Lolium perenne isolate Kyuss_39 chromosome 2, Kyuss_2.0, whole genome shotgun sequence genomic DNA includes:
- the LOC127334954 gene encoding uncharacterized protein — encoded protein: MQEHRSGSCVSPREYYCFKLQIRPGEFNILLFGGRLTQQYIVDMYIKIESIRLAFLLRPSTQILIRADLYQGLVDSIVAGETRACMTGKRIVLPPSFIGGPRDMRRRYLDAMALVQRFGKPDIFLTMTCNPHWEEITRELAPGQSPQDRPDLVARVFKAKLEDLKALLFKKKFFGEVAAHVHVIEFQKRGLPHAHFLIILKSNYKITNPDQYDEIISAEIPDNDKYPMLHALVIKHMMHGPCGVLNINNPCMENGSCRYHYPRQFAETTLQGEDSYPIYRRRNDGHRVCIRGAVLDNRWVVPYNPYLLMRYNCHINIEVCSSIKAVKYLFKYIYKGHDRASFVIEAMGDGAVVNEIREYRDARFISPPEAIWRIYSFNLSEMCPSVIQLQVHLPNMHHVCYKDSENLEYVVSNGLASRTMLTEYFRMNSIDSYARNFLYKEFPEYFVWENGTKSWRPRKQRKQVGRLVTANRENGTKSWGLIEADRSVSDCLSEAATFEMPSALRRLFATILVFCEVTSVRELWEEHFEAMADDFRQESVNNKECLEQMVLRDISALLYSMGKDINCFDLPKMTDDTGLASSVCREVTEELSIHADQEHLDLYATLNCEQKIAFDEIMNHVLKRKSKVFFIDGPGGTGKTHLYKALLAKVRSMGLIAIATATSGIAASILPGGRTAHSRFKIPINIHDDSMCSFSKQSGTAELLRRASLIIWDEVAMTKRQAVEALDKSLQDITGVGSPFGGKVIVLGGDFRQVLPVVRRGTRAQVTDATLKRSHLWNDIKQIKLWRNMRARFDPWFSDFLLRIGDGTEASIGQDYVRLPEEIVVAYTDSKNSVSKLINDIFPSLGQNGVSPSYISSRAILSTKNEYVDELNAMLIDQFPGEEKIYYSFDSAVDDPHNYYPPEFLNSLTPNGLPPHVLRLKINCPVILLRNLDPFNGLCNGTRLIIRAFQENAIDAEIIGGQHIGKRVFLPRIPLYPSEDDVLPFKFKRKQFPIRLSFAMTINRAQGQTIPNVGIYLPEPVFSHGQLYVALSRGTSRQTTRILAKPNKEVDRSGKSTKNIVYKDVLM
- the LOC127329163 gene encoding uncharacterized protein; this translates as MCRPNNGTRVKISPSGVYVSSISSENQAAADARICNRNSGHGGCKLRCTTSCCSLMTSEQGEAYLQTSREYKRRRKSQGATSRGAQHTSDGVVVSNEQTTRHTLVKLQDHTSPSHEDLIYMPSDSFPVTIRDNIGDTREGLEYDDHDDESYMPSGQGFELQSYLERKIVPSCLRMDPYDRIYQNLPTNCHFLDQVPNCKHCNAKRFHYERPTFCCMGGKVKIVTPSVPDELRRLYTSQDPDAKYFRDNIRYFNSHFSFTSLGVVLDQRFCNNRSGVYTFRAQGQIYHPIDQLVPRDDGPKHLQLYFYDTDADLQQRFRHSPNLNKGLIRKLVDILSSNPYVQIFRSLGSIPNLREYRIELNTNIALDQRVYNAPTASQVAAIWVEGSDPRGHFDRSIMVYGISDRPQYIKAYHGCYDPLSYPLLFPNGEVGWNFNLPRVSWRARTSIDNQLNAFDEEGKFIIIR